A region from the Malus domestica chromosome 07, GDT2T_hap1 genome encodes:
- the LOC103420485 gene encoding cytochrome b5 domain-containing protein RLF-like, translating to MDNDNDFTFCQVGPPGNQEDHEIKKLTSDIESITIKGGLSNGTSSNENRGVLWQGGLPGGATSKKMEIVGSLSVSAIDESSMKKKSEVPKQLKSGDAGNSVKPATRAKVPFEKGYSQMDWLKLTRTHPDLAGLKGQSNKRLISLNEVKQHQKGDSIWTVLKGRVYNLSPYMRFHPGGVDILKKAVGKDCTSLFSILFYT from the exons ATGGACAATGATAACGATTTCACTTTTTGCCAG GTTGGCCCACCAGGGAACCAGGAAGATCATGAGATAAAGAAGCTCACTTCAGATATAGAAAGCATTACCATAAAGGGTGGATTGTCAAATGGCACTAGTAGTAATGAGAATAGAGGTGTTCTTTGGCAAGGTGGATTACCAGGAGGAGCCACTTCCAAAAAAATGGAAATAGTTGGTTCTTTGTCTGTCAGCGCCATTGATGAATCATCCATGAAAAAGAAATCTGAAGTTCCAAAGCAACTAAAATCAGGTGATGCTGGAAACTCAGTCAAGCCTGCAACTCGTGCTAAAGTTCCTTTTGAGAAGGGATATAGCCAAATGGATTGGCTCAAACTTACTCGAACACATCCTGACCTTGCAG GCTTAAAGGGACAGTCAAATAAGAGGCTTATTTCACTGAATGAAGTTAAACAGCACCAAAAAGGAGATTCAATATGGACTGTTCTAAAAGGTCGCGTGTACAATTTGTCTCCATACATGAGATTTCACCCTGGAG GTGTTGATATTCTAAAGAAGGCTGTGGGAAAAGACTGCACTTCGTTATTCAGTATCCTTTTCTATACTTAA
- the LOC103438421 gene encoding protein TEEBE, whose translation MVKMATGLLSLLLAFSLLLTNPASAAVPLDGLLANGNFEEPPKPTSLKKTVLVGKYALPKWEINGLVEYISAGPQPGGMYFHVAHGVHAVRLGNEASISQTLKVKPGSLYALTFGASRTCAQEEVLRVLVPPQAGDLPMQTLYSSNGGDTYAWGFRATSETVKVTFHNPGVQEDPACGPLLDAIAIKELFPVYPTRDNLVRNPGFEEAPHRLLNSSHGVLLPPKQLDVTSPLPGWIIESLKAVKFIDSNHFNVPVGKGAVELVAGRESAIAQIIRTVPNKLYSLSFTVGDARNGCQGSMMVEAFAGKDTLKVPFASKGKGGFKKASFRFKAVSIRTRITFFSSYYHTKDYGALCGPILDEVKVSPVA comes from the exons ATGGTGAAAATGGCTACTGGGTTGCTCTCACTTTTGCTTGCATTCTCATTGCTACTCACTAATCCTGCTTCTGCAGCTGTGCCTCTGGATG GACTCTTGGCCAATGGCAACTTTGAAGAGCCACCAAAACCAACTAGCCTCAAGAAAACAGTTCTGGTAGGCAAATATGCACTGCCCAAGTGGGAAATCAATGGCCTGGTGGAGTACATTTCCGCCGGGCCGCAACCCGGCGGAATGTACTTTCATGTAGCTCATGGCGTCCATGCTGTGAGGCTTGGCAATGAGGCCTCAATCTCACAGACCCTTAAGGTCAAACCAGGCTCTCTGTATGCCCTAACATTCGGGGCATCAAGGACTTGTGCCCAAGAGGAGGTTTTGAGGGTTTTGGTGCCTCCCCAGGCAGGGGACCTTCCTATGCAAACCCTATACAGCAGCAACGGCGGCGACACTTACGCTTGGGGATTCAGAGCAACTTCTGAAACTGTTAAAGTGACCTTTCACAATCCTGGGGTTCAGGAGGATCCTGCTTGCGGCCCTCTCTTGGATGCCATTGCTATCAAGGAGCTTTTCCCTGTGTACCCCACTAGAG ATAATTTGGTCAGAAACCCTGGCTTTGAAGAGGCTCCCCATAGGTTATTGAACTCTTCCCATGGTGTACTCCTCCCTCCGAAACAACTAGATGTGACATCCCCGCTCCCCGGCTGGATCATCGAGTCCCTCAAGGCCGTAAAGTTCATCGATTCCAATCACTTCAATGTTCCAGTCGGAAAGGGCGCAGTTGAGCTTGTTGCGGGGAGAGAAAGCGCCATAGCCCAGATTATTAGAACAGTTCCCAACAAGCTCTACAGCCTCTCGTTCACCGTCGGTGATGCAAGAAACGGCTGCCAAGGATCAATGATGGTTGAAGCATTTGCCGGCAAGGACACGCTCAAAGTTCCCTTCGCCTCCAAAGGAAAAGGCGGGTTCAAGAAGGCCAGTTTCAGATTCAAAGCGGTTTCAATCAGGACCAGAATCACGTTCTTCAGCTCCTACTACCACACCAAGGACTATGGAGCTCTTTGTGGCCCTATCCTAGATGAAGTTAAGGTTTCCCCTGTTGCTTAA
- the LOC103438420 gene encoding DNA topoisomerase 2 has product MAIEKKRPLQTSNNANIDHPAPTDGGGKGKTIEEMYQKKSQLEHILLRPDTYIGSIEKHTSSLWVYQNGEMVNRSITYVPGLYKIFDEILVNAADNKQRDPSMDSVKVTIDVEQNSISVYNSGAGVPVEIHQEERVYVPELIFGHLLTSSNYDDTVKKTTGGRNGYGAKLTNIFSTEFIIETADGMRQKKYKQVFTNNMGNKTAPVITKCKESENWTRVTYKPDLSKFNMTHLEDDVVALMQKRVIDLAGCLGKTVKVELNGTRVPVKSFLDYVDLYLQSAGKSRDAPLLRLTEKVNDRWEICVSLSDGQFQQVSFVNGIATIKGGTHVNYVTDQITNHVMNIVNKKNKNANLKAHNVKNYLWVFVNALIDNPAFDSQTKETLTIRPNSFGSKCELTPAFLNKVAKSGIVDSLLSWANFKQNKDLKKTDGTKTERVHNINKLEDANYAGGKNSEKCTLILTEGDSAKALAMAGLAVVGRDHYGVFPLRGKLLNVREASATQVRDNEEIKNIKRILGLQQDKEYTSLKSLRYGSLMIMTDQDHDGSHIKGLLINFIHSFWPSLLKIPSFLVEFITPIVKATHKNGNTLAFYSMPEYEAWKESLRGNASGWSIKYYKGLGTSTSKEGRDYFQNLVQHKKDFIWIDERDGEAIELAFSKKKIEERKNWLRQFEPGVHLDQKEKLIKYSDFVHKELIQFSMADLQRSIPSMVDGLKPGQRKILFSSFKRNFVKEAKVAQFSGYVSEHSAYHHGEQSLASTIIGMAQDFVGSNNINLLQPNGQFGTRNLGGKDHASARYIYTRLSHITRFLFSKDDDRLLDYLNEDGQSIEPTWYVPIIPAVLVNGSEGIGTGWSSYIPNYNPRDIVANVRRLLDGDAMVPMDPWYRGFTGTIEKTVKESGVSYTACGIIEEVSETSLRISELPIRRWTQDYKEFLESISEGNDKAKDPFIEGFTQHSDHSTVDIIVHLREEKLMAAKQEGLLKKFKLTTSISTSNMHLFDRKGVIKKYDTPEQILEDFFHLRLEFYEKRKKVLLEDLELELLKLENKVRFILGVVNGEIIVSNRKRADLFLELQQKGFTPFPKKTKALEPEVAGATENTEDAEENSEAAIEKGARISDYEYLISMAIGTLTIERVQALLADRDKANAEVDGLRKSTPRSLWLKDLDALEMELDELEKSEALAEEAKKKARTQLKNVPASKASKQAPKPRKNTKKANNAEASSSVMEIEKDPEVVKKTGGAGPKKAPAAKKQVKSSAVLSDDDDDEVLELKERLAAYNLDSSPENSAGNDKVVQKKEANKKVVMQMDSDDDFEEEIAAAPKGGRKKAAGKPKVAASKPPAAAKKRGTAANKKQPQTSSGQKLLTDMLKPAESSRASPEPKVRKMRASPFNKKSGSVMGRVGLADEMTESDDKVDSPSAEERSEAPVAARARPQRANRRQTRYVLSDSESEPASEDSDFDAVDDIDED; this is encoded by the exons ATGGCGATCGAGAAGAAACGCCCTCTCCAAACCAGCAACAACGCCAACATCGACCACCCAGCCCCCACCGATGGCGGAGGAAAAGGCAAGACTATCGAAGAAATGTACCAGAAGAAGAGCCAGCTGGAGCATATCTTGCTCCGACCCGATACCTACATCGGGTCGATCGAGAAGCACACCTCGAGCCTCTGGGTCTACCAAAATGGCGAGATGGTCAACCGTTCCATCACCTACGTTCCCGGCCTGTACAAGATCTTCGACGAAATTCTCGTCAACGCCGCCGATAACAAACAGCGAGATCCGTCCATGGACTCAGTCAAAGTCACCATTGACGTCGAGCAGAACTCCATCAGCGTCTACAACAGCGGCGCTGGAGTTCCTGTCGAGATTCACCAGGAGGAGAGGGTCTACGTCCCGGAGTTGATCTTCGGGCACCTCCTGACCAGTAGCAATTACGACGATACGGTGAAGAAGACCACCGGTGGACGCAATGGCTACGGCGCCAAGCTTACGAACATCTTTTCCACTGAGTTCATCATCGAGACGGCGGACGGAATGCGACAGAAGAAGTACAAGCAG GTGTTCACCAACAACATGGGGAACAAAACTGCGCCAGTCATCACAAAGTGCAAAGAGAGTGAGAACTGGACCAGGGTTACATATAAGCCCGACCTGTCCAAGTTTAATATGACCCATCTGGAAGATGATGTGGTGGCGTTGATGCAAAAGAGAGTAATTGACTTGGCCGGATGCCTCGGAAAGACGGTGAAGGTTGAGCTGAATGGAACGAGGGTCCCTGTAAAGTCATTTCTTGATTATGTTGACCTCTACTTACAATCTGCCGGAAAATCGAGAGATGCTCCCCTTCTAAG GCTGACGGAGAAAGTCAATGATAGGTGGGAGATTTGTGTGAGTCTCAGCGACGGGCAGTTTCAACAG GTCAGCTTTGTGAATGGAATTGCAACAATCAAGGGTGGAACTCATGTGAATTATGTAACAGATCAGATCACGAACCATGTGATGAATATTGTAAATAAGAAGAACAAGAATGCTAACCTCAAAGCCCATAATGTGAAGAATTATCTGTGGGTCTTTGTCAATGCTCTTATTGACAATCCTGCATTTGATTCCCAAACAAAGGAAACTCTCACGATACGCCCAAATAGTTTCGGATCTAAATGTGAACTTACACCAGCTTTCTTAAATAAAG TTGCAAAGTCTGGAATTGTGGATAGTCTTCTCTCTTGGGCAAATTTTAAACAGAACAAAGACCTGAAGAAAACTGATGGAACTAAAACAGAGAGGGTTCATAATATCAACAAGCTTGAGGATGCTAACTATGCTGGTGGGAAAAATTCTGAGAAGTGTACTTTGATATTGACAGAAGGAGACTCAGCTAAGGCTCTTGCA ATGGCGGGGCTTGCTGTTGTGGGTAGAGATCATTACGGTGTTTTTCCGTTGAGAGGTAAACTGCTCAATGTAAGAGAAGCTAGTGCCACTCAGGTCAGGGATAATGAGGAAATTAAGAATATCAAGAGGATTCTTGGACTGCAGCAAGATAAAGAGTATACCAGTCTTAAGTCTTTAAGATATGGTAGTCTGATGATTATGACCGATCAG GACCACGATGGTTCCCACATCAAGGGACTCCTTATCAACTTCATTCATTCCTTCTGGCCATCGCTGCTTAAAATTCCATCTTTTTTGGTTGAGTTCATAACTCCGATTGTCAAG GCAACGCACAAAAACGGGAATACCCTTGCATTTTACTCCATGCCTGAGTATGAGGCATGGAAGGAAAGTCTGAGGGGCAATGCAAGTGGCTGGTCCATAAAATATTATAAG GGGTTGGGAACAAGCACGTCTAAGGAAGGAAGGGACTATTTTCAAAATCTTGTTCAGCACAAGAAAGATTTTATTTGGATAGATGAGCGTGATGGGGAGGCAATTGAGCTTGCTTTCAGtaagaagaaaatagaagagaggaagaattgGCTTCGGCAGTTTGAG CCTGGAGTACATCTTGATCAGAAGGAGAAGCTTATTAAGTACAGTGACTTTGTTCACAAGGAACTTATACAGTTTTCCATGGCAGACCTGCAAAGGTCTATTCCGTCAATGGTAGATGGCTTGAAGCCAGGTCAAAGGAAGATTCTCTTTAGCTCTTTTAAGAGGAACTTTGTCAAGGAAGCAAAAGTTGCCCAGTTTTCTGGTTATGTGTCTGAGCATTCTGCCTACCACCATGGTGAGCAGAGTCTTGCAAGTACTATTATTGGGATGGCACAGGATTTTGTGGGGAGCAATAATATCAATCTTCTTCAACCAAATGGTCAATTTGGTACCCGTAACTTG GGAGGCAAAGATCATGCAAGTGCTCGTTATATATATACTCGCCTTTCTCATATTACAAGGTTCCTTTTCTCAAAGGATGATGACAGACTTCTTGACTATTTGAATGAAGATGGGCAATCTATTGAACCCACTTG GTATGTGCCAATTATTCCAGCAGTGCTTGTTAATGGTAGTGAAGGAATTGGGACAGGGTGGAGCTCGTACATTCCTAATTATAACCCAAGAGACATTGTTGCAAATGTGAGGCGTTTGCTTGATGGTGATGCAATGGTGCCAATGGATCCCTGGTACAGAGGATTTACTGGAACCATTGAGAAAACTGTTAAGGAGTCTGGTGTGAGCTACACTGCTTGTGGGATCATAGAGGAAGTCAGTGAGACGTCACTCAGGATTTCAGAGTTGCCAATCCGTAGGTGGACTCAAGATTATAAGGAATTCCTTGAGTCCATCTCTGAAGGAAATGATAAAGCCAAGGATCCGTTCATTGAG GGTTTCACACAGCACAGTGATCACAGTACTGTAGACATCATAGTCCACTTGCGTGAGGAGAAACTGATGGCAGCCAAGCAAGAGGGTTTGCTGAAGAAATTTAAACTGACCACCAGCATAAGCACGAGTAATATGCACCTATTTGATCGAAAAGGCGTGATAAAGAAATATGACACTCCAGAACAAA TTCTTGAGGACTTTTTTCACCTAAGACTTGAATTCTATGAGAAAAGAAAG aaagtgctattggaGGACCTTGAGTTGGAACTGTTAAAATTGGAGAACAAGGTTAGGTTTATCCTTGGTGTCGTAAATGGAGAGATCATAGTGAGCAATAGAAAGAGAGCGGATCTATTCCTTGAGCTCCAACAGAAAGGTTTCACTCCTTTTCCGAAGAAAACCAAAGCCCTAGAGCCAGAAGTTGCAGGGGCAACTGAAAATACAGAAGATGCAGAAGAGAACTCTGAGGCTGCCATTGAAAAGGGAGCACGAATTAGTGACTATGAGTATCTAATATCCATGGCAATTGGGACCTTGACCATTGAGAGGGTACAGGCCCTATTGGCTGATAGGGATAAGGCCAATGCTGAGGTTGATGGGTTGAGAAAATCAACACCAAGGTCATTGTGGTTGAAGGATCTTGATGCTCTTGAAATGGAACTTGAT GAGCTGGAGAAAAGTGAGGCTTTGGCAGAGGAGGCaaaaaagaaagcaagaacCCAACTGAAAAATGTACCTGCTTCTAAGGCTTCTAAACAAGCACCTAAACCACGGAAAAATACTAAGAAGGCCAACAATGCAGAGGCTTCCAGTTCTGTGATGGAAATAG AGAAAGATCCCGAGGTAGTGAAAAAGACAGGAGGAGCAGGTCCAAAGAAAGCTCCTGCTGCCAAGAAG CAAGTGAAATCCTCTGCGGTTCTGAGTGATGACGATGACGATGAAGTGCTTGAGCTGAAAGAAAGACTTGCTGCCTACAACCTTGATTCGTCTCCTGAAAATTCAGCAG GCAACGATAAGGTGGTCCAGAAGAAAGAAGCTAACAAAAAGGTGGTCATGCAAATGGACAGCGACGatgattttgaagaagaaatAGCCGCTGCGCCGAAGGGGGGAAGGAAAAAAGCGGCTGGAAAGCCAAAGGTGGCAGCATCAAAACCCCCTGCGGCGGCAAAGAAGAGAGGCACAGCAGCTAACAAGAAGCAGCCTCAAACTTCATCAGGCCAGAAGCTTTTAACTGACATGTTGAAGCCCGCTGAGAGTTCCAGGGCTTCACCTGAGCCGAAAGTGAGGAAGATGAGGGCATCACCATTCAACAAGAAAAGCGGTTCTGTGATGGGCAGAGTTGGTTTGGCAGACGAGATGACTGAAAGTGATGACAAGGTGGACAGTCCTTCCGCTGAAGAAAGAAGTGAAGCTCCAGTTGCAGCAAGAGCAAGACCTCAGAGGGCGAATCGCAGGCAGACTAGGTACGTGTTGAGTGACTCAGAGAGTGAGCCGGCCAGTGAAGATTCCGACTTTGATGCAGTTGATGACATTGATGAGGATTAG